In Gopherus evgoodei ecotype Sinaloan lineage chromosome 16, rGopEvg1_v1.p, whole genome shotgun sequence, the DNA window GCCAGCTGCTTTCTTTTTTGAATCAGGGCTGGTGATACTTCCTCAAGCTGGGTGCCCAGTGGCACCCGCAGCCTTATGCATAGTGCATGgcaggggctccagcccaagcctcagtggccacattgctatttttagtgtgccagCTTGAGCCCCAGTGGGATAAATCTGTTTACTCCGGCTGGGAGGCTCGCTCCCAGATGCACTGTAGATAGAGCCTCTGAGGCTCCGTAGTCTCTGTCCCGGTCCTTAACATCCAAGAAACTCTTTTCCGCCAGCAGAGTTATCAATGTGCACTTCATACAAAGGAATACCCTTCTGGCTTCAGGTAGGAAAGAAAACATGAATGAATTGCTGCTGATTCACTGACCAGGATCAATCCTGGGCATTTAGTGGAGGTCAGGGCCCGGGGGGGAAAATaatatgtaattaaagattatatcataaTGAATACACATCAGGGAATTGAATTAAGGTAGCGCTAGCAACCTAATtattggcatttcctaactgttGAGGAtttaactttgcaacctaaataatgttcttttaaacatAGTAACatagttctgtgtgtgtgtagagagagagcAAGGATAGGGATTTTctagtttttgtttgttattaAAGATGTCTTTAAATGGTATATTGTGGTTTAACGTTCACAATTTGTGTTTGTTTCTAGTTAAGTTctgtttaatatttgtttttaatgtttcatagattccaaggccacagGTAAATCTAAATGGTGATCAAGTcacctttaaccttctctttgttaagttcaatggattgagctccttgagttatTCACTGGAAGACGTGTTTTCTATGATGGGCCTTAGAGACAGTAACACTTGAGGCAAAAGAGCAAACAAACCATGTAGCTACATGTCAGCTCTGAACAAAAGCACCAACACAAAATGATTTTGTTCATGGTCCGATTACCTACGACATAGTAACACAAATACCTGAAATCTCTGCTCAGTGACGATGCCCAACTAAGCCCTGTGAATAATTTACTTGCTACTTGGTTACAAACTCATTTATTGCACCAGACTTCGGCTTCAGTGGTTACTAACAGTGTAACTGTGACCTGTTAACATCAGTGTGCTGTTTCCTGTTTACAGAATCTACCTATACATTCAGTGTCCTTAGCTCCTTACTGAATTGTGCGCCACCCTGTCACTTTTCCTCTGAAACACACATCAATTACTGCAGATGTATGTTTTCAGTGTTTTACtggagtttgctttttttttttccatcccctTCTTACAGCAGAAGGGCAGGAATTATTTAAAGGTAAAAAGCtgattttgttcatttttagACTCATGATTAAATACATGATTAGACCTATGATTAAATACAGAACAGCTGGAGATTGTAAAATATTCCGTGTTCTTACAGGCTGTGAATGCAAACTCAAAACTGTGGTGTCACACTGTCTAGAGTGCTTATTCCAGGGCAGGCATGCTGAACTGGTGCTATATTCTATCATTAGACTTCACCAGCCTGGTAACAAATATGAATTCCTGGATCACTGTGCCattcttaccatggagtcacagacactcCCCTGGGGCTCTCCAATCTATCTtgtcacccaggcaagctggacttagtgatataTGGTCACTTAACcataatcacaaaatattcacatTGCTTCCAGTTCCAAGAGACCTACCCAGGATCAATTGGTCCCCCAGATCTTACACACACTTTCACGCTTTTCAAGTCGCAACACATTGGCATGTGCACATTCATCTCCATACACATCTTCATTTGCAATTTACACTCAGGCATCCCACGTTTGCACCCacataccgtatatactcattcattggccccttcatttataagccgaccccccaaggtggttaggtaaaaatagcaaaaaccatatgaccctttcataaactgaccctatatttcagggtttggcaaactttggctcctggccatcaggataagccgctggcgggtcaggacgttttgtttacttggagcatctgcaggcctgGAGACCCTCAGTTCcctgtggccgtggtttgccattcccagccaatggagctgcaggaagtggccacttcctgcactcccattggctgggaacggcgaactgcagccaaagggagctgaggggctccatgcctgcagatgctccaggtaaacaaaatgacaatgtattagatattcaattcaatgattccatagagttttaaatcatcaaattttagtgtagacccatttataaacCGACCCCTActctttgatgtgtcacttttttacccaaaatattcagcttatgaacaagtatgtACGGTATACCCTCATTACACATACTTTCAGATACATGCAAACATAACAATGAAACTAATTATTCTATCTATGTGTGGAGGAGCTGGAACTTTAAAATGTTCATCACTGCCAAACCAGTAAGCACCTGTCTGTGATTTCCTCCTCAGATATGGTGGGTTCTACCCTCAGATCCGCTACCAGATTGGAGAAACCTATGGCAAAACCACCTCTCGCCTGCTGACAGACCCCAGTGTTCTGAAGAGCCCTTGCTCTGTGCTGGCTCCCCTAGTGAAGCCGCGGTTCCTAGAGGATTTTAGTGGTACAAAGCATCCTTCAAACCAGATGCTGGATCAAAACTACAGTTACTTTCCCGGATACACTGGTGAGTGAAACTCAGGACTTTGCCCAAGGCATAAACACAAAGGGAAGTTCTGCCAGCTGAAGTCAGAGGTTTCACCTAGGTGGCCTGGGTTTGTATTTATGATATTTGGACTAGTAGGACATAATTTCTTGGAACAATCATGGCCCCATGATTAGTTTCCTGTGAGTCTCATTGTGGATGCTGAGTGGTGgtagtggcctgtgttatacaggcagtcagactaggtgatcacaatggttcccTCTGACCATAGAATTTAAGAATCTTCAATGGGACCTGTCATTCTCCTGTTGCCAAGGGAGTTACAATGTGCCTCTTCTCATTCTCCTCATTGCCAAGCAACTGGAGAGTGAAGCGTTTCCTTCTCTTTAGAGAAGTGCTCACATAGATTCGTCCTTACAGAGTTTTGCATGCACCCTCAGTATTGACCCTGGGCTCCTCTGGAATAGAAGTGCCCTTGGGGTGTGCACATGTTCCCTGTGCAACAGATCTGAATATCTGAAACCAAGGTTGTGTCAGCAGCAGCACTCTGGGTCCGCATAAGCCCCTCTTCAATGCATAGCTCCTTGTTCGCTCCCGCTGGGTTGAGTGCTTTCTCATGTGTTTTTCCTGTAGTGTTTGAGAAGTAGCTGTTGTGACTGTAAGATTTTATAGCATCTGGTCAGTGTTGCATTGCATCACTGTTTGGCCTACCCTAGGTAGGTGGAAGAGACTGGCAGATCTGCTTTATGATACAATCATGTATCTCTGTGGTATTAGATACTCCTGATCTGAGCAGCTTCCTTACAGTGTTGTGTTCAGGAATTGCACCTCTGTGACACCAAAATGTCCTTTGCTGTCTGACTTGGCTCAATGATTGGCCTCCCAAGGCATGCTCCATATGCTTGTCATCACCTTCTTTAGGTGGTGACAGCCTTCACTCAGCCTTCCCTGATAAGAGCTTTGGCACGACCAAGCCATCAGTTTGACAACTGAACACCAATTGACAGACTCGGGACTTATGGTGATCTCAAGTGAAATGACCCTTTGTGGATTAacaatgaaagagaaaaatagtCTCACACCTATGTGTATGCCACCTCCATGTGGAAGGCTGTCTCCTGCAAAATGCAATGACCTGACCAATCGAATACATGAACAGAAGATCAATGTCCTCGTGCTACAAGAGATTCATTTATTAGACCACAAGAAAGCATCAAATGTCACATTCCAGAATATCACTTAGTGAGCCAACACCACTCAAAACATGGGCCCGCATTGTTCATGAGACAACAGCTGTGGAATACCTGCTCTGTGGACTCAAACTCTTCAACACCATGTGCTATGATAATGAGAATCAGCCAGCTTAAGGTCACAAATATCTAGATGTAAGCCACCATATGTCACCTGGCCCACATTGGTTTTAGGAAATCATAGCCACACTTCAATATGGGTTGGAGACTTCATTAGCCATCCTACATCCTGAGGTTCTGACAACAATAAGCCCAGGGGCAAACAGCTTCTTAAATGGGCCTTGAACCAAAATAAGCATCAACCATTTGATCTTAAGCATCCAGGAACCTCTCATCTTGCAAGGTGGAGAAAAGTTGACTCATCCAACTTATGCTTCATGTTCTGTGCCTGGAACGCATGGCCCTTACCGGTGGAACAAACTGTCCTCAATGATTGTCCACAAAGCCAACACTGAACTCTTGTCATATGCATCAGTGTCCTAGTCCTCTAATCACATTGCTACCAAAGCCACACTGAAACTTGAACAACTATATGGCAACTGTGGAAAAAGTgggttgacaaagccctgtgAAAATGGATAGTTATGACAGGTTCATCAATCTCCTTAAAGAGGCTGTAAAAAGGAACATCCCCTGTGGCTACAGGAAAGCCTACACTCCTTGATGACTGGTAGACAATCAGGCTCTCCTAAAAGAGTCCAGGACAATAGATAACCCTACTGCCGCAACCACACTCCTGGAAACACTGAACTCTGCTAGATAAGAGTGATATGCAAAAGCTATGCAGAGCCTTGGTTTCACCCGCTCAACCAGGAAAGCCTGGAAGCTTCCCCGTAACCATGGCAGTGCCAACCTCCCCTTTGCACAGTGTCATATGTCGAAACTGAAACCTCTGCCACCCTACTGCTCCTGAATTCCAAAGCCCAAATAGATCTTCATCACAAAAGGAACAGGGAAGACAGAGCTTTATTGCTTCCTGTCCAACTGCCCAGCAACTGACTCTATCAAACCCTTTTACTAGAGAAAAAGTGGACGAGCCCATAAAACTCATCAAACTTGGCAATACAGCAAGCCCAGATGGCATTTTCCcagaatttctgaaaaactgaggtCAGAATGGCCACAACTGTTTGACACGCTTCTTTACCAATGTCTATGCCCTTGGCCAAATGCCTAAAGTGTGGCAACAGGCAAAGGTCACCACCATCCTGAAACTGCAGAAAGCAGATAAGCTGACAAACTAACAGCTAGTATCATTACTATGCATAATACAGAAGCTCTGGGGAAGGATACTATGCCCATCTCTGAGTACTGCCTCTCAAAAGAGCAATCTGGGGTCAGACTGGGATGAAGTACCTGTGATCGAGTACATGCACTGGTGACCTACATGGAAGCCGGCTATCAGTATGGGCTCAAACCAGCAGCAGCCTTTGTGGATTTGTCCTCAGCATATGACATGGTTTGACGGGACAGCCGGAGTCTGAAAGTGTCAAAAATAGCATGTTGCAGAGCCACGCTGCACCTACTGACAGTTATGCTCATTAATCGCAAGTGTTGCATTCTTCTAATAGAACAGACCAGCTGACCTCGTTTCCTGAACAATTGGCTCTCGCAGGAATTCATCTTGGCACTGTCTCTAATACTTATCTCAGTGACATGCCATGAAGCCAGTCATGAGAATTTGGATGAGAGGATGATCTCACGCTTGCCGTCAAGTGAGCCTTCCACCCATGCAGAACGCACCCTCAACACAAGATTTGCAGAACCTGAAGAAGTGCTACTGGTCATGGTGACACTGACCAAACCCTCAAACTGCTGCCTTCTCATTTCACCTGAGCAACCAACATGTAAAGACATGCGTAAATGTCACTTGCAGCACCAAACTCTACAATCCAGAACCACACAGATAACTTGGGAAGCCCTCTTGCCTAACATCTGAGAGAAACCACTGCCAGAATAAAGGCTAGGAACAGTACAATCTACAAACTAGCCAAGACCAATGGGGGAGCAGACATCCTTGGCCCTTATTGTCTCGGTGTCTGAATACTGCGTGCCAGTACGAGTAGGTAGTGCACATATGAAACTTGCCAGTGTGCAAATTGTCACAGAAGTGCTGAACTTAACGTTGTCATTCTGATTCCCCGTCCTCATGCGTATCTTACCAACATCCCCCCAAAAGAAGCAGCAATAATACAAGAATGTGACTCTGCAACAACAAACTCAGACTTGCTCATCTATGAAGGTCTCCAACCCCCTCCTGAGATGCCATCTTAAATCCAGGAACCCTTTCTGGTTAGCAGCTGAAGCTTTTGAAACCCCAGGAGTGTCACCAAAAGACAAGTGGTGGAGGCTATGTGAAAATTGTAGGGTCAAGAATCAAGACCTGATCATGGATCCTACAGAACAATTAACTACCTTCACCATGTTGCATAAGACATGGATCCTTGCAAACCACATCGGAACATCACACAGATGCTGCAATTGCCTAATGCACACATGGAAAATGAAGTCTTACATGTGAATGTGGAGAAGACATCCAAACCATGGAACATGTAGTGAATTGCTGCCCTCTAAGATCTTTTGCCGGAGGAACAGCCTTTATGCAATCCATATTACTGGAAGCCACAGAGTGGATGACAAACTTGGATGTTGACCTTTAATGTTACTTTTGAAGTGCTCAAGATGAAGACGTGCCTTTAAAACCACAGCTGTTGCATATATCCTTCACTTTATATAAAATGATTAAATTAAAACTGACCTAAACAAACATCTCTCCATATAGAATCAACAACACTCAGCGAGTCTCTGAGTTTTTAACTATTCTTCAAAATACATGTTTTTCATACATTTCACgatcagaagggactattgtgcaccagaactggacacaggcttccaggagcagtcacaccagtgccaaatacagagagaaaataacctttctgctCCTGTTCAagatcccctcccccctgcatgcATTACAGGATCTCTATAGCTCTTTTGGTTACAGCATCTTATtaggagctcacattcagctgattatccactgtgacccccataTCTCtttgagtcactgcttcccaggatagagtcccccatcctgtaagaatGGCCTATGTGTTTTgtccctagatgtatacatttagccatattaaaatgcatattgtttgttgtgcccagcttacctagtgatccagattgctctgaatcaatgacccttcattatttatcactaaGGCTGTGaatctgtcatggaggtcacggattctgtgactttgagccctctgtgacttctgcactTCTGGTGCTGCTGATCTGGGGGCCACTTGAGCAGCTcgggcagcccctgagccagccacacCAACTCCTACAGGGGCAGTCTCGGGCCACTgcacctcccctccacccccagcagcagcaggagtttgagtgtggaagggggctatGGGCTGTGGAAGAGAGTTGGGGCGTGGGACaagatgagggctctgggctgctatTACTTTTTAGGGGGGTGCTCCCTGGAAGCGGTGACATGTCTGTTGTCTCCTAGGCAGAGGagcagccagagggctccacgtgctgcctctgcccacaggcattgcccctgcagctcccattggccagtgctTGGGGAGCCGCATGGAGCTAGGTAGGGTGCTTGCCAGCCCCGCCAACCCCCACTCCCAAACAGCAGCAGGGGTCCCgggccacccctctcccccaagagCACCCGTGGTGCCCCTcagccatcccctgccccagagcacccaagtTTGTTAGggatatatagtacaagtcatagaCCGGTCactggccatgaatttttgtttactgcccgtgacctgaccatgacttttattaaaaatacccatgactaaaatgtagccttatttATAACTCCCACAATCTGTGtattatttgtaaatattattaatgattattttttgttttcttccaggtcattaacaaAATACtaaatagcgtagggccaagaactgatccctgcaggaccccaatgGAAATATGCCACCCTCATTGACCATTCCCTATTTACAGTTAGATTTTAAGACCTATCaggtagccagtttttaatccatttaatgtgtgccatgttaatttcatATCATTCtagtattttaatcaaaatgcctTCTGTACCAAGTCAAATATTTTACAGAAGtctagaaagacaaggtggatgacatcatatcttttattggaccaacttctgttggtgagagagacgagctttcaagATTATGCAGAGCTCTTTCTCCagtctgggaaactaactcagtCCTGGTCTACACAACAGAGTTAACGAAAATGTAGCTCCTGCAGCTGTAACTCACCCACTACACCGACttaactccacctctgcaagaggtgtAGCACTTAGGTTGATGCAGTTCGGTtgacgcagtgtcagtgtagacattgagttgcttacatcaactgtttCTGCCTTTctgaagccatcccacaatgcccctagCTGACAATGAAGTCAATgtaagtgctcctggtgaggatgcgcaGCGCCGACACAAGGAGCGTAGTGTGGACaggcaaaagcaatttaattactgcCGTGGTCATATAtcagtgtaacttaggtcaacttaattttgtagtgtggacTTACCCTGAGAGAGTCACTGCTAAATAACAGGgggagcagattgtttagcataagtagttaacacatatttcaagggaccattcaagatgaagtggcctgttaacacctctccagtcataagCGGGGACACGAAGGGAGGGAGCAGCTGGAGGGTTGTAAGTGGGTTATGAattgctgtaataagccataaatccagcatctctgttcagtccatgactttttagttctagcaaagttatgaatttaagcaccCAGGCTCTTTAGTTTCTCTGGGGAGACGGCTCTGAGGGCACGTCTACATTAAGAAATTAGGtgaaatttatagaagtcgatttttaggaagcaattttatacagttgattgtgtgtgtccccactaagcacattaagtcggcagtgtgcatccacagtaccatggctagcgttgacttttggagcattgcactgtggtagttatcccacagttcccgcagtctccactgcccattggaattctaaactcccagtgcctgatggggcaaaaacattgtcacgggtgcttttgggtacatgtcgtcagtcatccctccctccgtgaaagcaacggcttTCTGGGCCTTTTTTCTGTGCAGATGCCATGCTGCtttcagcagacggtgcagtaagaCTGCTAATCGTTGTCATCcaaccactgcttctgctgctctcttggtgccatgaatccacctcgcaggtcCTCTTATCGTttggtataaatatctattcttgtgGCATCCGTTGTTATCcactgcttccactgcaactctgctctccttcagatgccataccatggcaagcatggagcccgctcagctcaccgctgctgttgtgagcattgtaaacaccttgcgcgttatgtgcagaaccagaacctgcaaaggcAGGTGAGATGACGACAATGCGATCACGATAAtcatgaggacatggacacagacttctctcaaagcgcGGGCTCTGGCAATTTGAACATCATGGTGGTAATAGGgtaggttcatgctgtggaatgctggttctgggcccaggaaacaagcacagactggtgcgacagcatagtgttgcaggtctggtgtgattcccagtggctgccaaatttttgcatgcgtaagggcactttcatggaactttgacttgctttcccctgccctgaagcgcaggaataccaagatgagagcagccctcacagttaagaagcaagtggcgatagccctctcgaagcttgcaatgccagacatctaccagtcagtcgggaatcagtttggagtgggtaaattctactgtgggggctgctgtgatccaagtagccagcgcaatcactgagctgctgatatcaagggtagtgactctgggaaatgtgcaggttatagtggatggctttgctgcagtgagattccctaactgtggtgggacaatagacggaacccatatccctgtctTAGGACCGGACCACCTTGGCAgtcagtacataaaccgcaaggggtacttttcaatggtgctgcaagcactagtgaatcacaagggacgtttcaccaacatcaacgtgggatggcctgAAAAGGTACAtaacgctcgcatcttcaggaactttgGTCTGGTTGAACAGCTGCAGGGAGGGACTCACTTCCCAGACCATAAAATAACTGtttgggatgttgaaatgcctatagttatccttggggacccagcctaccccttaatgccatggatCGAGAAGCCATACagaggcaccctggacagtagtcaggaactgttcagctataggctgagcaagtgcaaaatggtggtagaatgtgcatttagaCGTCTAAAAgcacgctggtgcagtttactgactcagttagacctcagcaaaaccaatattccaattgttattGCCACTTGCcatgtgctccacaatatctgtgagagtaagagggagacatttatggcgggctGGGAGGtcgaggcaaattgcctggccgctgattacacgcagccagacaccagggcaattagaagagcacagcagggcacactgcgcatcagagaagctttgaaaaccagttccATGACTgtccaggctatggtgtgacagttctgtttgtttctccttaatgAAAACCTGCTCCCTTGGTTCActgtacttccctgtaagccaaccaccctccctccttcgatcaccgcttgcagaggcaataaagtcatcgttgtttcacattcatgcattctttattaattcatcacacaaatagggggataactgccaaggtagcctgggaggggtaggggaggaaggaagcactgggtggggtggtggatgtggggaggagggaaggacaaggccacatttcacttcaaaacttattgaatgccagccttctgttccttgggcagtcctctggggtggagtggttgggtgccagGAGCgccttcccttccaccccccactttcttgggtgtctgggtgaggaagctatggaacttggggaggagggtgggtggtTACACAGAGCCTGCAGGGGCAGTCTGTgctcttgctgcctttcctgcagctccatcagATGCCgaagcatatcagtttgatcccccagtagcctcagcattgcatcctgccacctCTCATTTTGCTCCCACCACCTCTCATCCCgctcatccctcctgtcctcacgttcattttCTGATTTCCTGGACTCCGACATTCGTTGTCTCAACGCATTCTTCTGAGCTgtttcagtgcaggaggactgcatgagctcagaacatTTTATCActagtgtgggtttttttgctgccTTATCTGCACTAGCCTCTGGGGTGAGGTGATGggggagcattgaaacatttgcagctgcgggaggaaaaaagggagagtagtatttaaaaaaacagattttagagaacaatgggtagacacTTTCATGGTGAACcgagctgttaacattacatagcacatgtactTTTGGTACAAGGtggcattttgcctcttatattgagggcctgctggtttggtgtgacaGATCACACACAcggggccgggcaacagaatttagCTTgctggcagccatggtaagccatagtctttcagcttcttcaactttcataatatgTGGGATTGGTTTCaaaagcagcgccctcctttcccataccaagcacccattgggttggccatttaaaaggaggggctgtactggctgcgaatgcatcccaagtcttcagggcaaatgaaTCATTAAACACGTTTGCTTTTAAAtcatgcattatatttacaaaggtacactcaccagaggtgccttctctggcttcatggtccgTGAGCCTGCTTTGGGAGGGTAGGGAgcgtattggctccagggtgataaacagttcctggctgttggggagaatggtttcTCCACTTGCATGCTATGCACTATCCTTATCTTCCGCATCCCCAAaatcctcctcctctgttgcatgagactccctccttgcaggtgtccatggacgggtggggtagtggtagggctCCCCCCCCCTcgactgcatgcagctcatcacagaagcgacgttatctggggctctgacctggagcaactgtttgcctctttggttttttggtaggcttgcctgagctccttaattttcacacggcactgctgtgggtccctgttgtaacctctctccctcatgccgttggagattttttcaaatattttggcattttgtcttttggaacagagttctgataacacggattcatctccccaaacagcgatcagatccagtacctccccttcggtccatgctggagctcttttgtgattctaggactgcatggtcacctgtgctgatgagccctgcatggtcacctgtgctgaacagctcaccatgctggccaaacaggaaatgaaattcaaaagttcccatgGCTTttgctgtgtacctggctagtgcatctgagttgaaaggtGTCCAGaaaggtcacaatggagcactctgggatagttccCAGAGACtatactgtcaaattgcatccacactacgcCATATTCGACCTGGCGatgttgatttcagcactaatccccttgtcaggaaggggtacagaaatcgattttaagagccctttaagtctgaaaaaatggcttcATAATGTGGACGGGTgcgggttaaatcgatctaatgctgctaaattcgacctaaactcatagtgtagaccagggctaagtaacTAGACTGTGCTAAGGTGTTATGATGTGATAAGCTGGGGGATACCTGAGGGGCTCTGATCTTATTCAGCTGGGGAGTGTCTATAGCATGCCTCAAAAATGTTCATGTTAATGTCACTGCTGCTAGGAGATCTGCTCATATGGGTGTGCAGCACTGCAGCTTTCAATATGTCTGTTGTCTGGGCACAGTGGGACTTCCCCAGTGCACACAGTCTGTGGGACAGACCTTCCCACCATCCCTTGAAATGGACACTCTCTCCCTCCCGTTTACTTCCATATACACATTCATTTAGCTTGGCTTGCTCTGTTTTACAGGGTTCATTCCTTACCAAAATGCCCAGTTTGGACCATATTATCCAACACCTGCCACCACATCAAGAGCCCCACTGCTAATGCTACTGCCAGCACAGGTGCAACAGTCGTGGGTGGACTCAGACACTGGTGACTCTACGCAGCTACGTGAGCAGAGAAAATATATCCCCTGCCATCCTGGCATTAGATTGGCATGTGGGCATGGATGGAAGAGTTCCTCCTCCCCTACTGGCATGCATCTGGCATCTgagcaggagaagaggaaggcaCCCTGCTATCCTGACATTGCACTGGCATGTGGGCAGCAAAAGAATCATGGACCGTGCCATCCTGATGT includes these proteins:
- the FAM166A gene encoding protein FAM166A, with translation MAAPRKHGLFTPDPYYIPGYGGFYPQIRYQIGETYGKTTSRLLTDPSVLKSPCSVLAPLVKPRFLEDFSGTKHPSNQMLDQNYSYFPGYTGFIPYQNAQFGPYYPTPATTSRAPLLMLLPAQVQQSWVDSDTGDSTQLREQRKYIPCHPGIRLACGHGWKSSSSPTGMHLASEQEKRKAPCYPDIALACGQQKNHGPCHPDVALACGQGWRSSPCLRGTKQPVRIEGVPLDAVTETVDLSRYNQLPKLDVPNLIQRKAISGYTGFVPRFTWIMGVNYLKGVKDAMNEFDRNQFMVRNPAWNFGKRLPQTYWPNNKIYTSAGLIPFYTGFVPTLRHSYALTFGNSTRKAYQKAQTQNCAL